A DNA window from Ornithobacterium rhinotracheale DSM 15997 contains the following coding sequences:
- a CDS encoding SLC13 family permease, with amino-acid sequence MQMYLVIIVLLVLVVGLATDKVRSSMLFLLSALVLMVFNVLDPKTFLSSFANKSIAIIFVLILLTSAINFNYNIVKYLDKIFTQENKPKYFLFQTTSWVSFISAFMNNTPIVALMIPYITHWSKRHGQAPSKFLIPLSYAAITGGMLTTIGTSTNLVLNGFIESRGIKAFTMFDFLLPGLVTCVACLIFMVFFAYKILPARKSAIDIKENLKEYLVEISLKPNAQVVGHTVEEAGLRNLLGVYLVEIFRDGKTISPVSPQETLQPNDLLFFAGDTQHIVEIVKEKNGFVFPKTERFNLKGDLKVVETLIPYNSNLAGRTLKESRFREKYDAAVIAIHRNGERLRGKLGEIRLAYGDLLMLTTGEHFAQLVQNNTNIYVLEEKDEIKKIPFWKSAILLAVSVLALGLSVFKILDFFVSLLVILSAFFALKMYNSTQLKNNLNIDLFLILGSSIAIGTAFMDTGGAKWIGDFVLSIFQQYDKIGILIGVYLLTLILTSFVTNVAAISIVFPIAFEISRELNMPAQALFLAIAFGASCALITPFGYQTNLMIYGVGGYKFKDFIKIGVPMTVIYSIACLVSIALIYHLI; translated from the coding sequence ATGCAGATGTATTTGGTCATAATTGTGCTGTTAGTTTTGGTCGTGGGCTTAGCCACCGACAAAGTGCGTTCGTCTATGTTATTTCTGCTTTCAGCATTGGTGCTGATGGTGTTTAATGTGCTCGATCCCAAAACTTTTTTGAGCAGTTTTGCCAATAAGTCCATTGCCATAATTTTCGTGTTGATTTTGCTCACTTCGGCGATTAATTTTAATTATAATATCGTCAAGTATTTAGATAAAATATTTACGCAAGAAAATAAGCCCAAATATTTCTTATTTCAGACTACGAGCTGGGTTTCGTTCATTTCTGCATTTATGAACAATACGCCCATTGTGGCACTCATGATTCCCTACATCACGCACTGGAGCAAACGCCACGGGCAAGCACCGTCTAAATTCTTGATTCCGCTGTCCTATGCCGCCATTACGGGAGGCATGCTCACCACAATTGGAACTTCGACCAATTTGGTGCTTAACGGGTTTATCGAGAGCCGAGGCATCAAAGCCTTTACCATGTTCGATTTCCTATTGCCAGGGCTTGTAACCTGCGTGGCATGTTTGATTTTCATGGTATTTTTTGCTTATAAAATTTTGCCTGCGAGAAAAAGTGCAATTGATATCAAAGAAAATTTAAAAGAATATTTAGTAGAAATTTCGCTAAAACCCAATGCCCAAGTCGTGGGACATACCGTGGAAGAAGCAGGTTTAAGGAATTTGCTCGGGGTGTATTTGGTAGAAATTTTTAGAGATGGAAAAACAATTTCGCCCGTTTCGCCACAAGAAACTTTGCAGCCCAATGATTTGTTGTTTTTTGCAGGCGACACGCAACACATTGTGGAAATCGTGAAAGAGAAAAACGGATTTGTGTTCCCAAAAACCGAAAGGTTTAATCTGAAAGGAGATTTAAAAGTGGTGGAAACCTTAATTCCGTATAATTCCAATTTGGCGGGGCGCACTTTAAAGGAAAGCCGATTCCGTGAGAAATACGATGCAGCCGTAATCGCTATTCACCGAAATGGGGAACGCTTGCGAGGAAAATTAGGAGAAATCCGATTGGCATACGGAGACTTGTTGATGCTCACCACAGGAGAGCATTTTGCGCAGTTGGTGCAAAATAATACCAACATTTATGTATTGGAGGAAAAAGACGAAATCAAGAAAATTCCGTTTTGGAAAAGTGCCATTTTGCTTGCTGTTTCGGTTTTGGCTTTAGGACTTTCGGTATTTAAGATTTTAGACTTTTTTGTCTCGCTTTTGGTCATTCTTTCCGCATTTTTCGCGCTGAAAATGTATAACTCTACGCAATTAAAAAACAATTTAAATATCGATTTATTTCTGATTTTAGGCAGTTCCATTGCCATTGGCACCGCCTTTATGGATACGGGAGGAGCCAAATGGATTGGCGATTTTGTGCTCAGTATTTTTCAGCAATACGATAAGATTGGGATTTTAATCGGTGTGTATCTTTTAACGCTGATTCTCACTTCGTTTGTTACCAATGTTGCGGCAATTTCCATAGTGTTTCCCATTGCGTTTGAAATCAGCCGAGAGCTGAATATGCCAGCGCAAGCCCTGTTTTTGGCGATAGCCTTTGGAGCCTCTTGTGCCCTTATTACGCCGTTTGGCTACCAAACCAATTTG
- a CDS encoding type III PLP-dependent enzyme domain-containing protein produces MKLKYFDLIDQTYYFPQEEFTLDGANLRFHGIDLMGLIEEYGAPLKFTYLPKISENIKKAKKWFNDAIKEHNYGATYNYCYCTKSSHFSFVLNEALKNDIHIETSSAFDINIVESLMKSGKITKKNWIVCNGFKRDQYIENIARLINNGHKKCLPIIDNYEELNLLNEAIKGKYQVGIRIASEEEPKFEFYTSRLGIGYRDIVPFYKKELRDNKKVSLKMLHFFINTGIRDTAYYWSELTKCLKVYVDLKKICPTLDSLNIGGGFPIKNTLHFTYDYAYMANEIVNQIKQYCENAGVEVPHLYTEFGSFTVGESGGAIYQILYQKQQNDREKWNMIDSSFITTLPDSWAISKRFVLLAINRWNDEYERVLLGGLTCDSDDYYNSEQNLNAIFLPKFKKDKPLYIGFFNTGAYQDTIGGFGGLQHCLIPKPKHILIDKDENGNITTKLFSKQQSAESFMDILGYEE; encoded by the coding sequence ATGAAATTAAAGTATTTTGACTTAATAGACCAAACTTACTATTTCCCGCAAGAGGAGTTTACTTTAGATGGTGCCAATTTAAGGTTTCATGGTATTGATTTAATGGGCTTGATTGAAGAATATGGGGCTCCGCTAAAATTTACTTACTTGCCAAAAATCTCTGAAAATATAAAAAAAGCTAAAAAATGGTTCAATGATGCCATTAAAGAGCATAACTATGGTGCTACTTATAATTATTGCTACTGCACCAAAAGTTCGCATTTTTCGTTTGTGCTGAACGAAGCACTTAAAAATGATATTCACATAGAGACCAGTTCCGCGTTTGACATCAATATCGTGGAGTCTCTGATGAAGTCTGGAAAAATAACAAAGAAAAACTGGATTGTGTGCAATGGTTTTAAGCGAGATCAATACATTGAAAACATTGCAAGATTAATCAATAACGGGCACAAAAAATGCTTGCCAATTATTGATAATTACGAAGAGCTAAATCTTTTAAACGAAGCGATTAAAGGAAAATACCAAGTAGGGATCCGTATCGCATCTGAGGAAGAACCTAAATTCGAGTTTTATACCTCTCGTTTAGGGATTGGGTATCGCGACATTGTGCCGTTCTACAAAAAAGAACTGAGAGATAATAAAAAAGTGAGCCTGAAAATGCTCCATTTCTTCATCAATACAGGAATTAGAGACACGGCGTATTATTGGAGTGAGCTTACTAAATGTTTGAAAGTATATGTGGATTTAAAGAAAATCTGCCCTACGCTCGATAGTTTGAACATCGGGGGTGGTTTCCCGATTAAAAACACCTTGCACTTTACCTATGATTATGCCTACATGGCAAATGAGATTGTGAATCAAATTAAGCAATATTGCGAAAACGCAGGCGTAGAAGTGCCACATCTTTATACCGAGTTTGGTAGTTTCACTGTGGGCGAAAGTGGTGGAGCGATTTACCAAATTTTGTATCAAAAGCAACAGAACGATCGCGAAAAATGGAACATGATCGATTCTTCATTTATCACTACTTTGCCAGATAGCTGGGCGATCAGTAAGCGTTTTGTGCTACTTGCCATCAACCGCTGGAACGACGAGTATGAGCGAGTGCTTTTAGGCGGATTGACTTGTGATAGCGATGATTATTACAATTCGGAACAGAACTTAAACGCTATTTTCTTGCCTAAATTTAAAAAAGATAAACCGCTCTATATTGGATTTTTCAACACGGGGGCGTATCAAGATACCATTGGGGGATTTGGCGGTTTGCAACACTGCTTAATCCCAAAGCCAAAACACATTTTGATTGATAAAGACGAAAACGGAAATATCACGACCAAATTATTCTCCAAGCAGCAATCTGCAGAGAGTTTTATGGACATTTTGGGCTACGAGGAGTAG
- a CDS encoding deoxyhypusine synthase family protein: MGAISDFIQKYYLHFNAATLVDAAKAYDEQLKNGGKMLVSMAGAMSTAELGKIFAEMIRQDKVHIVSCTGANLEEDIMNLVAHSHYKRVPHYRDLTPAEERELLDKGLNRVTDTCIPEEEAFRRLQKHIFKIWKDAEEKGERYFPHEFMYKMLLSGVLEQYYEIDIKDSWMYAAAEKNLPIVVPGWEDSTMGNIFASYVMKGELKASTMKSGIEYMTFLADWYTENSQNGIGFFQIGGGIAGDFPICVVPMLYQDLERTDTPFWSYFCQISDSTTSYGSYSGAVPNEKITWGKLDIDTPKFIVESDATIVAPLMFAYLLDM; encoded by the coding sequence ATGGGAGCAATATCAGACTTTATTCAGAAATATTATTTGCACTTTAATGCTGCTACTTTGGTAGATGCCGCAAAAGCCTACGACGAGCAGCTTAAAAACGGTGGTAAAATGCTAGTGAGCATGGCAGGAGCTATGAGTACTGCCGAGTTAGGGAAAATCTTTGCAGAAATGATACGCCAAGATAAAGTGCATATCGTTTCATGTACAGGTGCCAACTTGGAAGAAGACATCATGAACCTTGTAGCGCATTCACACTACAAAAGAGTGCCACATTACAGAGATTTAACTCCAGCAGAAGAAAGAGAATTATTGGACAAAGGACTGAACCGTGTAACAGATACTTGTATTCCAGAAGAAGAAGCCTTCAGAAGATTGCAAAAACACATTTTCAAAATCTGGAAAGATGCTGAAGAAAAAGGCGAAAGATATTTTCCGCACGAGTTTATGTATAAGATGTTGCTTTCAGGCGTGCTTGAGCAATATTACGAAATCGATATCAAAGACAGCTGGATGTATGCTGCTGCCGAGAAAAATTTACCAATCGTAGTACCAGGGTGGGAAGACAGCACGATGGGGAACATTTTTGCAAGTTATGTGATGAAAGGCGAGTTAAAAGCAAGTACCATGAAATCAGGAATTGAGTATATGACATTCTTGGCAGATTGGTACACCGAAAATTCACAAAACGGAATCGGATTCTTCCAAATCGGAGGAGGTATCGCAGGAGATTTCCCAATCTGTGTAGTGCCTATGCTTTATCAAGATTTGGAAAGAACAGATACACCATTCTGGAGCTATTTCTGTCAAATTTCAGATTCTACCACATCTTATGGTAGCTACTCTGGAGCCGTGCCAAATGAGAAAATCACTTGGGGAAAATTAGACATAGATACGCCAAAATTCATTGTGGAATCAGACGCTACAATCGTTGCACCGTTGATGTTTGCTTATTTGCTAGACATGTAA
- the cysQ gene encoding 3'(2'),5'-bisphosphate nucleotidase CysQ, producing the protein MNELLQKAIQAALQAGQEILKIYEQDFAVEHKADESPLTQADLASNRVIVDFLKNTQIPIISEEMQQEKYALRKDWARFWLVDPLDGTKEFVNRNGEFTVNIALIENGTPVLGVIYAPCLKWLYFADETGSFKQEKITQYSEFSKDLAQKLYYQKPQENVVVVASRSHLNEPTEKFIQKLNLKYQSVERISMGSSLKLCLVAESKAHVYPRFAPTMEWDIAAGHAICRFAGVSVVQAETGEPIAYNKENLLNPYFLVGEV; encoded by the coding sequence ATGAACGAGCTTTTGCAAAAAGCAATACAAGCAGCCTTGCAAGCAGGGCAGGAGATTTTAAAGATTTATGAGCAAGATTTTGCAGTAGAGCATAAGGCAGATGAGTCTCCACTCACGCAGGCAGATTTGGCGTCCAATCGTGTGATTGTAGATTTTCTGAAAAACACCCAAATTCCGATCATTAGCGAAGAAATGCAGCAGGAGAAATACGCTTTGCGCAAAGATTGGGCTCGCTTTTGGCTCGTAGACCCGTTGGACGGCACCAAGGAGTTTGTAAATAGAAACGGAGAGTTCACCGTAAATATAGCCTTAATCGAAAATGGAACACCCGTTTTGGGCGTAATTTATGCACCATGCTTAAAATGGCTTTATTTTGCTGATGAAACGGGAAGCTTTAAACAAGAAAAAATTACCCAATATTCGGAATTTTCAAAGGATTTAGCCCAAAAGTTATATTACCAAAAGCCGCAGGAGAATGTCGTGGTAGTGGCAAGTCGCTCGCATCTCAACGAGCCGACGGAAAAATTCATTCAAAAATTAAATTTAAAATATCAATCCGTAGAGAGAATTTCTATGGGCAGTTCGCTTAAATTATGTTTGGTCGCGGAATCCAAAGCACATGTGTATCCCCGATTTGCCCCCACAATGGAGTGGGACATAGCTGCGGGGCATGCCATTTGCCGATTTGCAGGCGTTTCCGTAGTTCAGGCTGAAACGGGCGAGCCAATTGCGTATAACAAAGAAAATCTATTAAATCCCTATTTTTTGGTAGGAGAAGTATAG